One part of the Rutidosis leptorrhynchoides isolate AG116_Rl617_1_P2 chromosome 1, CSIRO_AGI_Rlap_v1, whole genome shotgun sequence genome encodes these proteins:
- the LOC139893076 gene encoding uncharacterized protein produces MDGQHQSQQLRSAGEFVGVQTEGQLSEASSSRRGNSGSVCIRFEWCWSRDPRGRTAGELEEFCNLLKTISFDFNRQETWPWSLASNGIFEVKNLSKLIDSELLGSESPPTQETLRNNLVPKKIEVFVWRALKKRLPVRIELDKRGIDLHSVRCPVCDDGLESVDHALFECKSSSDVWARILKWWNFNTTTCASDLLRGKSSYAMSSLGSKFWQDVEWICAYSIWKHCNSLVFQGKRSISPVILNEIQVKSFEWISARLKGVSIDWFS; encoded by the coding sequence ATGGATGGTCAACATCAATCACAGCAGCTTCGGTCAGCGGGCGAGTTCGTAGGGGTTCAAACAGAAGGTCAGTTGAGTGAAGCTTCTTCAAGCCGTAGGGGTAATTCAGGTTCTGTGTGTATTCGGTTTGAATGGTGTTGGTCAAGGGATCCTAGAGGGCGTACGGCAGGTGAGCTGGAGGAATTTTGCAACTTATTGAAAACAATATCCTTCGATTTCAATCGCCAAGAGACATGGCCTTGGTCTCTTGCAAGTAACGGTATTTTCGAGGTAAAAAACTTATCGAAGCTTATTGACAGTGAGCTACTTGGTAGCGAGTCTCCTCCGACACAAGAGACTCTGAGAAACAATCTTGTCCCCAAAAAAATAGAAGTTTTTGTTTGGAGAGCCTTAAAAAAAAGATTGCCAGTTAGGATCGAACTTGACAAGCGGGGCATTGACTTACATAGTGTCCGATGCCCCGTTTGTGATGACGGTCTTGAATCGGTAGATCATGCTTTATTCGAATGTAAATCTTCTTCGGACGTGTGGGCTCGTATTTTAAAGTGGTGGAATTTCAATACCACCACATGTGCATCCGATTTACTTCGGGGTAAATCTTCGTATGCTATGTCTTCTCTCGGATCAAAATTTTGGCAAGACGTAGAGTGGATATGCGCTTATTCGATATGGAAGCACTGTAATTCTTTGGTGTTTCAAGGCAAACGTAGTATTTCTCCGGTGATTCTTAATGAGATTCAAGTTAAATCATTCGAATGGATCTCGGCTAGACTCAAAGGTGTTTCCATCGATTGGTTTAGTTAG